Genomic segment of Candidatus Protochlamydia amoebophila UWE25:
TTTTCGCAGGAGCTGTAATTGGTAGTTTACTAGGTGGTGTAACTGCACTTCTTACAGCGCCAAAAGCAGGAAAAAGGTTACGTCAAGAGATGAATGATTTTTACAGCGATGTATCAGATCAGTCTCATGATATTGCAGATAATATTTCCAAAAAAACTAGATCTGTCATGAAATCTTTTGGTTCTCATTCCAACGAATTAGCGGATAAAGCTAAATGTTTATATTGCGGAGTAAAAAAAATGATGGGATGTGAACAGGAAGAGGAAGAAGAAACCTGCACAAAAGATTTAATGATGGGCGGGGTTATTGGTGGAGTATTAGGTGCTGTGGTAGGGCTTTTGCTTGCTCCTAAATCTGGTAGTGAGCTGAGAGATGATATTGTCGAAGGATGTGAAAAAGTGAGTGATAAAACTCGTGGTATGGCAGATCAATTTTCCAAAAATGGAAAAAAAATGGCCGCAACTGCGTATTCGAAAACCAACAAATGGCTTGAGTTGGCAAAGGGCATAGTCCATGAGTGGACTGATGAAGCAGAAGAAAAAAGCGAAAATTTTACCAGTCAAGCTAAACATCGTATGGATGATTTAATGGACTGGGCTGCTTTAGGTTATCGTGTTTGGCAAGGTATTAACAAAAAACGATAAATTCTAGCAAGTAAAGATCAAGGATGGTTCCTATGAATAAAAAGATCCTTTTAGGAAGCCTGGCTGGGGGCTTTGTCGGATTGACAACAGCTTTATTATTAGCACCGAAGTCGGGTAATCAACTCATTAAGGATGCTTATAAGCCTTTATTTCCATTACTTCGCCAGCTTTTTTCGTATGCAAAAAAAAATGATGATGGGGAAGATTCACAAATTTCCCTAGCTAATCCTCGCAAATCCACAAGAAAAACGAAGATAAAAACAGCTGCCAAAGCTGTTCCAAAACCTAAAAAATCTGTTAACTCAACAACTAAGAAGCTTCCTACTTCAAAGAAGTCTGCTGCAAAAAGCACGTCTCATGAATCTTCAACAAAGGTAAATGAATGATAAACTCTTTTGATTTTTAGTGAGTTGTAATTTTCCCTTAAAGAGCTAATTTTTTAAAATTCTAATATGTTGAATTTTTTGCCATCTCTTTAAGGGAAAATTTAAAATTGTTTTTGTTTCCTTTCTGCAATCTATCTGTTTTCTGTCTAAAGAAACATTTTTTAGCTCTTAACAACTATAAAATTTGTATAAGAAACGTTGATTTTATCAACGAAAATTTTTTGTATTATAAAAGAAATTGTGCACATTGGTTACCGATATGCAAAATAGGTCTGCTGGCTAAAAAATTAAAAAACCAAATGAAAGTTTCTTTTGCATCAGTCAATCTTCTCGTTGAAGAGGTTTCTGTCATTTGACATTGAAAATATTTATTAATGAATAGATTAATCCGACGAAAAGATTGATAGAAAAGTTGAAGAAGGATAGGACAAGCAAAGCAAACAGCTAAAATGCTAATCACATGGCGAGGGTGCCAAGGATTAACTTCAAAAATTGTATTAGGACCAAAGTAAACTTCCATTTGAAGAGGAGAAAAAAAATAATAGGAAACTTCCGTAATCAAAGCGAATCCCGGACGAGAGGCTACAGCACTCAAAATAAGAGAAATTTTACTGCAAATGATACTGAAAATGTGAATTTTAGATATTCCTATATTAGTAGAAAATAAAGCATTTAATAAATGTCGGCCTTTTGAGATTTGATAAAGATTACAAATCTCAAGTATTCCAAAAGTACAAGTTAAAATGCTTGCACAATTTTTGATAATTTCCTTTAAGAAGATAGAGTTTAAATAGAAATTACTAAATAAAATACCGTCTGCGACAAGTTCAATGTTCGAACTCATAATTATTTCCGTTTAGTGCATGTCAGTTCAAAAATAATGAATAGCGGATAAAAAAAGAAATATTATACTTATTTCTACATAAACTGCAACAAACTCTAACACTGTATCACATAGAATTGTTGATGAGTTAGATTCTAAAGAGGAATTAAAAATTTAAAACAATAAGAAAAGAAGATAGAAGGATTCTCAAAGTTAATCAATCTTAGGCAATGTTTTTTCAAAAAATATTTGTATGAAAATAGTTTGTTAGACTGTTTTTATTTAAAATGATTTCAAGGCGCATTAAAATAGATAAAAAATCAGCGGAGAAAAAGAAAAAGGAACGGAAGAGGTAGGATTCGAACCCACGGTCGGGGGCTGCCCGACTTCTGTTTTCAAGACAGACGCATTCGGCCACTCTGCCACTCTTCCGCACAAGATAACCATTTTTTTATGATTAAAGGTAAAATATATAAGACTTCTCTAAATTTCGTCAATAACTTTCGTTATATAATGTTTTTTTATGTTGTGAGGGAATATTTAAAATTTTATTTTTTTTGGCTAAAAATAAAAAAATTATAATAAATAATTTATGTTTTGTTTTTTCTCTAAAAAATGATTTAAGTACATTTCATATTTTTAATTCAATTTGTAAAAGTGGGATTGATAGTGGGATGTTTCAATTTACAGAGTTTTTTACTTTTTTAAAGTTCATTCAGTACCAAGGTTTACGATCTGAGGAACTAGAATCTGTCAGTTATATGCTGTGTATGTACCAGCCATTTTAATCAAAGAAAGATTGGATTTTACCAGAGCAGTTTAGGTACTTTTCCTTACTCTTTGAAAGCTTTTTCATCTGTGCTGAATAATCGATAAGTATCATTCCGCACAGATGTGTATTTTTATAGCTGATAGATTTGACTATACTTATCTTGAAGGTAGCGGATGTATGCATTAGCATTAAAAGCATGACCTGTTGCTAACTTGAGAAGTTCACGACTAGAGTAACGACGCCCATGTTGATAAATATGCTCGGATAACCATGCTTTGACAAAATTTAATTCACCGGTTGAGATACGTTGTTCCCAGTCAGGATATTGTTTAGCAAAAGCTTCAAAAAGGTGAGCCGCATAGAGATTGCCTAATGTATACGTTGGAAAATATCCGAATGCACCCATTGACCAATGAATGTCTTGTAAGCAACCTTCATTATGATGACTAGGTGTTATACCCAAGTATTCTTTCATTTTTGCATTCCATGCTTCGGGAACTTCGCGAACATTTATTGAACCTTCGATTAAAGCTTTTTCCAATTCAAAACGTATAATCACATGTAAAGGATAAGTCATTTCATCGGCTTCCACGCGAATGAAGGAAGGCTCAACTTTATTAATCGCTTGATAAAAAGAGTTTAAATGAACTTGATCGAGCCGACCTGGAAAAGTATTTTTTAAAATGGGGAAAAAGTGTTTCCAAAATGATTTATGAAGTCCAATTCTCGTTTCCCACCATCGAGATTGACTTTCATGAATTCCTAATGAACAAGCATCTCCTAGGGGTGTTCCATAAAGATTTTGTGGCAAACCCATTTCATATAAGGCGTGTCCTCCTTCATGTAAAATAACCGAAATACTACTCATAAGTGAAGACGGGTGAATGCGTGTTGTAATACGACTGTCGGTTGGATGGCTAGCAGAAGAAAAAGGATGAGAGGAAAAGTCTAATCGACCTTTGTTAAAATCATATCCCATAGCATTTAAGATCTGATGGCTAAATGCTATTTGCTTATCATGATCCCATTTTCCAAATAAAAAATTATTTTCTATTTTTTGAGTAGAAATTTTTCTTATCCATACCGTTATTGTATTTTTGAGTTTGTCGAAAATTTGCTTCGTTTTTGCTGTGGTCATATCAGGTTCATACAAATCCAACAGAGCATCGTATGGATGATTTTGATAACCTAATAAATCGGCTTTTTTCCGATTCATGGTAACCACACGATCTAAAAAAGGGGCAAATTGTTGAAAGGAATTTGATTTTTTTGCGTTGCGCCAAGCCAAAACAGATTGAGAAGTTAATTGAGCAAACTCTTCAACGAATTCTGCTGGCATGGCAGTATCTTGCAAATAATCTCGACGCCATTCTTTAACAGCAGAGGATTGCGCAGGCGTGAGGTCTTGTGCAATCAATTCGCCGCTAGAAAGATCGATAAGTTTAGAAAGGGTATTTGCGAATTTTTGACTTGTTTTTTCTCGATGAATTAAACCTGCCATTGTTTTAAGTTGCTCTGCGCGAATAGCTGCGCTACCAAAAGGCATATAGGTTTCTTGGTCCCAATCTAAATGAGAAGAAATACCTTGTAGAATGCGTGCATGTTTACTAAGTACATGTAGTTTTTGATACTCTTTTTGAGTTTTACTCATACGAAATCCTTCCTGTTTCCTAATCATTTATCCGCATTCATTGATCAACGAACTTGGCTTCCTTCTTCATAAATAAAAATACGTTGAATGCGTGGCCCTAAGCATGTAATCAATTCATGAACGATTGAATTTCCATTCATCGCTAATTCTTCAGGGGAAAGATAATGTCCATATTCATCTTCTCCGAAAATAAGAACTTTATCTCCAATGTTCGCATGAGGAATATCTGTAATATCAACCATCATATAATCCATGCAGATCGATCCCACCATAGGAGCTTTTTTTCCATGAATTAACACATGAGCTTTTCCGCTATAATGTCGATGTAGACCGTCAAAATATCCGACGGGTAAAACAGCGATTGTTTGATTTTCTTTTTCTATCAGGTAGTTTCGACCATAGCTAATGGTTTCCCCTTTACGACAGTGATTAATCCCAACTATACGAGATGTTAAAGATAAGGCCAGGCGTAAATCTAAAGCTTGTTTGACAGCATCAGAACCATAAAGACCATAAGTCGCTAGACCTATACGAACCATATTATATTGAGGAAGAGAAAAGCGAATGGTGCCGCTGGAATTAGCTGCATGCGTCCATTTTGCTTGGATACAATGTCTTTTTAATTGTTCAATGACAGAATCAAAACATTGAATCTGCTCTTGTGTAAAAGAATCATGACGAGGATCATCTGCACAAGCAAAATGAGTCATAATCCCTTCTAGAATTAGGTGCGAAGAAGACGTAATTAACAAAGCGAGATTTAGCGCTTCCTCAGGACGGCATCCAAAACGACCCATTCCTGTATTAATATGTAAATGTACTTTAATGCATTTACTGCTCTTTTTTGCCTCTTGAGCTAAAGCTGAAATAAAATTAACATCGCTGACACCTACTTCAAGTTCCCATTTGACTACTTTAGCAATTTCATATTGGGCGGCATTAATCGTGAAAATAGGAAGAGTAATACCTGCTCGTTTAAGGGCTACGCCTTCTTCTACATAAGAAACACCTAAAATATCAACGCCGTAAGCACTTAAAAATTTTCCTAATTGGATATCATCTGTTCCGTAAGCGAATGCTTTTATAATAATCATTAAACGGGTTTCAGGAGTTATTTTAGTGCGAATCATGTCTAAATTGTTTTTGATCGCTGCTAAGTTAATAATGCATTGATTATTGTTTGAGCTCCCATTAAAAGTTTCTGGTAAGATTTCGAAAGGAATTTTACGATCTCCTTTAATCAAGATGAGGTCTTGTGATTGAAGATTTTTTTGGAGATAATTAAGAGCTTCTTCACATCTTTTGAAACATAAAATTTCTGTTTCAGGTGATATTTTTTTGACCTCATCAATGAGAGTTTTAAAAGGTTGATGACCAAATAATAACAAATGTCGAAGGTGTGCTTTAGAGATCGTCTTACCAATTTTTGTATAATAGTTTTGGGCAAAAGAAATATTGCCTTTCATTCCTCCAAAAATGAAAATTTTGCGTTGAGAAGGAGCAGCATGTTCAAAATGTTTAAAAGCACGATCAATTGAATGTGGGTCTGAACAGGACGTTTCATTGATAAAAGTTGCTCCTATAGGGGATTTCCAGATTTCAGTTCGAGAGGGTTCAGGATAGTAGTACTCGAATATTTTCTTAATGTTTTCTGCTTTAATTCCACTTAACCAGGCTGCTTTAGAAGTGATATTGATTAAATTCAAAAAATAGGAATAGCCATTTGTCATTTGCTGTTCGTATCGGGATGAATCAGGAAATGTTAGTTGATAATGAGAGGCGAAGGGAGAATTTTTGGAAAAGGGAATGGCATGGGGAAGACATTTTGAGTCTCGGTCCCATATATACGAAGAAAATAAATTATTTTTTAAGTGGAACTGTTGATAGATGTCATTGGGAAGAAGCACCCATCCGGTTTTAGATGTCGCCCAAACTAACTTAAGGGTTTCATAAGTTATAGTATCAATATCATTTAAAGTAGCTAAATGTTTTTTTCCAATAGGTGTTAAAATAGTGTAGTCTGGACGGATTAAGTC
This window contains:
- a CDS encoding YtxH domain-containing protein, with the translated sequence MTSKTTHTKDFFAGAVIGSLLGGVTALLTAPKAGKRLRQEMNDFYSDVSDQSHDIADNISKKTRSVMKSFGSHSNELADKAKCLYCGVKKMMGCEQEEEEETCTKDLMMGGVIGGVLGAVVGLLLAPKSGSELRDDIVEGCEKVSDKTRGMADQFSKNGKKMAATAYSKTNKWLELAKGIVHEWTDEAEEKSENFTSQAKHRMDDLMDWAALGYRVWQGINKKR
- a CDS encoding YtxH domain-containing protein → MNKKILLGSLAGGFVGLTTALLLAPKSGNQLIKDAYKPLFPLLRQLFSYAKKNDDGEDSQISLANPRKSTRKTKIKTAAKAVPKPKKSVNSTTKKLPTSKKSAAKSTSHESSTKVNE
- a CDS encoding carboxypeptidase M32, with the protein product MSKTQKEYQKLHVLSKHARILQGISSHLDWDQETYMPFGSAAIRAEQLKTMAGLIHREKTSQKFANTLSKLIDLSSGELIAQDLTPAQSSAVKEWRRDYLQDTAMPAEFVEEFAQLTSQSVLAWRNAKKSNSFQQFAPFLDRVVTMNRKKADLLGYQNHPYDALLDLYEPDMTTAKTKQIFDKLKNTITVWIRKISTQKIENNFLFGKWDHDKQIAFSHQILNAMGYDFNKGRLDFSSHPFSSASHPTDSRITTRIHPSSLMSSISVILHEGGHALYEMGLPQNLYGTPLGDACSLGIHESQSRWWETRIGLHKSFWKHFFPILKNTFPGRLDQVHLNSFYQAINKVEPSFIRVEADEMTYPLHVIIRFELEKALIEGSINVREVPEAWNAKMKEYLGITPSHHNEGCLQDIHWSMGAFGYFPTYTLGNLYAAHLFEAFAKQYPDWEQRISTGELNFVKAWLSEHIYQHGRRYSSRELLKLATGHAFNANAYIRYLQDKYSQIYQL
- a CDS encoding bifunctional UDP-N-acetylmuramoyl-tripeptide:D-alanyl-D-alanine ligase/alanine racemase; the encoded protein is MDAFDLRQWDGFNQAGGKAEFPVIIDQIIIDSRHVNSSNALFVALKGEKQDGHDFVQQAAELGAKYALVSEQWTPPFNLKPIFLLKVKSPLSALQEVAKAYRLQLPTKIIGITGTYGKTMVKDLLFQLLSTEKNVCASPGSFNSQIGVALSLLTIQKDQELAIIEAAISKKQEMDILADLIRPDYTILTPIGKKHLATLNDIDTITYETLKLVWATSKTGWVLLPNDIYQQFHLKNNLFSSYIWDRDSKCLPHAIPFSKNSPFASHYQLTFPDSSRYEQQMTNGYSYFLNLINITSKAAWLSGIKAENIKKIFEYYYPEPSRTEIWKSPIGATFINETSCSDPHSIDRAFKHFEHAAPSQRKIFIFGGMKGNISFAQNYYTKIGKTISKAHLRHLLLFGHQPFKTLIDEVKKISPETEILCFKRCEEALNYLQKNLQSQDLILIKGDRKIPFEILPETFNGSSNNNQCIINLAAIKNNLDMIRTKITPETRLMIIIKAFAYGTDDIQLGKFLSAYGVDILGVSYVEEGVALKRAGITLPIFTINAAQYEIAKVVKWELEVGVSDVNFISALAQEAKKSSKCIKVHLHINTGMGRFGCRPEEALNLALLITSSSHLILEGIMTHFACADDPRHDSFTQEQIQCFDSVIEQLKRHCIQAKWTHAANSSGTIRFSLPQYNMVRIGLATYGLYGSDAVKQALDLRLALSLTSRIVGINHCRKGETISYGRNYLIEKENQTIAVLPVGYFDGLHRHYSGKAHVLIHGKKAPMVGSICMDYMMVDITDIPHANIGDKVLIFGEDEYGHYLSPEELAMNGNSIVHELITCLGPRIQRIFIYEEGSQVR